In Desulfobacterales bacterium, the following are encoded in one genomic region:
- a CDS encoding energy-coupling factor transporter ATPase, whose product MTEELSASLQKSGTETELFRIDRLCYRYGNGIEALSNVNVRVLKNERIALVGHNGSGKTTLAKLLCGLLPPSAGRVQYKGQPLTGAHLNRSRLEIGLLFQDPDDQLFGHTLVDDAAFGPRSQGLSITAAAQAARQSLELVGLVETAYKAPHNLSFGQKKRAALAGLLAMTPEVLILDEPTANLDPRQEEIFLSLFRNFPGTLICISHDLLFLYELCFRAVVLDRGRVHHDITMRELVSHRGSLRDHGLDFSFRLAEVPELPPCADAAATTAPDAPKGAALVSLVNFHYRYSDGTRALQGVHLNIYEGEKIAIVGENGAGKSTLLSCLLGLKKGQGGFFFEGLPVTQRRRNLLWRRVGMVFQDCADQLFSPSVEEEVAFGPKNLGYSVEETQNRVRLALAQVRLSGFEDRVPLHLSGGERKRLALACVLAMEPKLLILDEPTAGLDPRGEELLLEILRNLNATLLLVCHDLFFVQELTRRTIVMHQGAIIRDLTTRDFMQDKPMGNLNGMALGYRQHAGAAIQALQHEHAHAHPHAHLHIHEHRHGDTLHRHPHEHLHDHAHRFVHQHTQGEEDLGHLPRRYHLHDHSGHEQESHDHDHE is encoded by the coding sequence ATGACGGAAGAACTTAGCGCTTCGCTTCAGAAATCGGGAACTGAAACCGAGTTGTTCCGCATAGACAGGCTTTGCTATCGTTATGGGAACGGTATCGAGGCCCTTTCAAATGTGAATGTGCGGGTGTTGAAAAACGAACGCATTGCCCTGGTGGGGCACAATGGTTCGGGAAAGACCACGCTTGCCAAACTCCTTTGCGGACTGCTGCCGCCGTCGGCAGGGAGGGTGCAGTACAAGGGGCAACCGTTGACCGGCGCGCATTTAAATCGTTCCCGGTTGGAAATCGGGTTGCTGTTTCAAGATCCAGACGACCAATTGTTCGGCCACACCCTGGTGGATGATGCGGCTTTCGGCCCGCGCAGCCAGGGACTGAGTATCACTGCGGCGGCGCAAGCTGCCCGGCAGTCCCTGGAACTCGTCGGGCTGGTGGAAACGGCCTACAAGGCGCCGCACAACCTTAGTTTCGGGCAGAAAAAACGGGCGGCGCTTGCCGGCCTGTTGGCCATGACGCCGGAAGTGTTGATACTGGATGAACCCACCGCCAATCTCGACCCGCGGCAGGAGGAAATTTTCCTTTCTCTTTTCAGGAACTTTCCGGGAACCCTGATTTGTATCAGTCATGATTTGCTGTTTCTTTACGAGCTTTGCTTTCGTGCCGTGGTTCTGGACCGGGGCCGGGTTCACCATGACATCACCATGCGCGAGCTGGTATCCCATCGCGGATCATTGCGGGATCACGGTCTTGATTTCTCATTTCGACTGGCGGAAGTGCCGGAGCTGCCCCCTTGCGCTGATGCTGCTGCAACCACTGCCCCGGATGCCCCGAAAGGGGCCGCCCTGGTTTCCCTGGTGAATTTTCATTACCGTTATTCGGATGGCACCCGCGCCCTTCAGGGGGTTCATCTGAACATTTATGAGGGCGAAAAAATCGCGATTGTGGGTGAAAACGGCGCCGGCAAGAGCACCTTGCTCTCCTGCCTGCTCGGCCTTAAAAAAGGGCAGGGCGGGTTTTTCTTTGAGGGCTTGCCGGTAACGCAACGCCGGCGCAACCTGTTGTGGCGCCGGGTCGGCATGGTGTTTCAGGATTGCGCGGACCAGCTCTTCAGCCCGAGCGTGGAAGAGGAGGTGGCCTTTGGGCCTAAGAACCTCGGCTATTCGGTGGAAGAAACCCAAAATAGAGTCCGCCTGGCCCTGGCACAGGTCCGGCTTTCCGGATTCGAGGACCGGGTGCCCCTTCATCTTTCCGGTGGAGAGCGCAAGCGCCTGGCCCTGGCTTGCGTATTGGCCATGGAACCGAAGCTGCTGATTCTCGATGAGCCGACGGCCGGTCTGGACCCTCGGGGAGAGGAATTGTTGCTGGAAATTTTGCGGAATCTGAATGCGACCTTATTGCTGGTCTGCCACGACCTGTTTTTTGTGCAAGAGTTGACCCGCCGCACGATTGTCATGCACCAGGGGGCGATCATTCGGGATCTAACGACACGGGATTTCATGCAGGATAAGCCCATGGGCAATCTTAACGGAATGGCCCTTGGCTATCGCCAACACGCCGGCGCGGCGATTCAGGCCCTGCAGCACGAACACGCGCACGCCCATCCGCACGCGCACTTGCATATTCATGAGCACCGGCATGGCGATACGCTACACCGGCATCCTCACGAACATCTTCATGATCATGCGCATCGGTTCGTGCATCAGCATACGCAGGGAGAAGAAGATCTCGGCCATTTGCCGCGCCGCTATCATCTTCATGACCATAGCGGCCATGAGCAGGAATCCCATGATCATGATCATGAATAA
- the cbiM gene encoding cobalt transporter CbiM codes for MHISDGVLPMSVTVGGYVVSAAIVAISARRTRSEDLPKVAVVTAAFFVASLIHIPFGPTSVHLLIPGLVGAMLGPSAFVSIGLGLLLQSLLFQFGGITALGANTLMMGLPALLCGWFFQVFKGRTRKRQMIVGGAAGVLGTVLAAVILALLLASGGEDFFGVAKIALAAHVPVFLIEGMVTAFTVGFLARVKPELLQPAFVGSTGTTDD; via the coding sequence ATGCACATTTCAGACGGCGTTTTGCCGATGTCCGTCACCGTGGGTGGGTACGTGGTGTCCGCTGCAATTGTGGCCATCAGCGCGCGCCGCACGAGGAGTGAGGATCTGCCCAAGGTGGCCGTGGTAACGGCGGCCTTTTTCGTGGCATCGCTCATTCACATCCCCTTTGGCCCGACGAGTGTGCACCTGCTTATTCCCGGGCTGGTGGGCGCCATGCTGGGGCCTTCGGCCTTTGTTTCCATCGGGCTTGGCTTGCTGCTGCAGAGCCTTCTTTTTCAGTTCGGCGGCATTACGGCCCTGGGCGCCAACACGCTGATGATGGGGCTTCCCGCCCTGCTGTGCGGCTGGTTCTTTCAGGTCTTTAAGGGCCGAACCCGAAAGCGCCAGATGATTGTCGGCGGTGCGGCCGGTGTTTTGGGCACAGTATTGGCTGCCGTAATTTTGGCCTTGCTCCTGGCTTCAGGCGGGGAAGATTTTTTCGGCGTGGCCAAGATCGCCCTGGCGGCCCATGTGCCGGTTTTTCTGATCGAAGGGATGGTGACCGCTTTTACCGTTGGATTTCTGGCGCGGGTTAAGCCTGAATTGCTGCAACCGGCTTTTGTAGGCTCAACCGGAACCACCGATGACTGA
- the mtnA gene encoding S-methyl-5-thioribose-1-phosphate isomerase, translating into MLVDEKQMRPIWLDNATDTVKVIDQRQLPHELVILELHTVENVITAIKEMVVRGAPLIGVTAAYGVFIAAKNIPDGREFSQRLTEACRRIRDARPTAVNLAWAVDRMRRAVTSARWQRECIDIARAEAGLLAEEEAVNCKEIGAHGLKLVAEARAKKGGGTVNILTHCNAGWLACVEYGTATAPIYAAAQAGIDVHVWVDETRPLNQGARLTAWELGKCGIAHTVITDNAGGHLMQHGMVDMVIVGTDRTTYTGDVANKIGTYLKALAAKDNHIPFYVALPSSTFDWQISDGIHDIPIEARNPDEVRYVTGFHNGETTSVLIPPATSPAANYAFDVTPARLVTAFITEKGICKATPESIGRLFPGKIGAPAGKPLHDDKLDTI; encoded by the coding sequence ATGCTTGTGGACGAAAAACAGATGCGCCCCATTTGGCTCGATAACGCCACCGACACCGTCAAGGTCATTGATCAGCGACAACTTCCCCATGAACTGGTCATTCTGGAACTTCACACCGTGGAGAATGTCATCACCGCCATCAAGGAAATGGTGGTGCGGGGCGCGCCGTTGATCGGCGTTACCGCCGCCTACGGCGTGTTCATCGCCGCCAAAAACATACCGGACGGACGGGAATTTTCGCAACGCCTGACCGAGGCGTGCCGGCGCATTCGAGATGCCCGCCCCACGGCCGTTAATCTCGCCTGGGCTGTTGACCGAATGCGCCGGGCCGTAACAAGCGCCCGCTGGCAACGCGAATGCATCGACATCGCCCGCGCGGAAGCAGGTCTTCTCGCCGAGGAAGAAGCCGTCAATTGCAAAGAGATCGGCGCCCACGGCCTGAAGTTGGTTGCCGAGGCCCGCGCGAAAAAAGGCGGGGGCACGGTCAACATTCTGACCCATTGCAACGCGGGCTGGCTGGCCTGTGTGGAATACGGCACCGCCACCGCGCCGATTTACGCGGCTGCGCAAGCCGGCATCGATGTGCACGTATGGGTGGACGAGACACGCCCCTTAAATCAAGGCGCACGGCTCACCGCCTGGGAACTCGGCAAATGCGGCATCGCCCACACGGTCATCACGGATAACGCGGGCGGCCATCTCATGCAACACGGCATGGTGGACATGGTGATCGTCGGCACGGACCGGACCACCTACACCGGAGATGTGGCCAACAAGATCGGCACCTATCTAAAAGCCCTGGCCGCCAAAGATAATCATATTCCCTTTTATGTGGCGCTGCCGTCCAGCACCTTTGACTGGCAAATTTCGGACGGAATTCATGATATTCCCATTGAAGCGCGCAACCCGGATGAAGTCAGATACGTCACCGGTTTCCATAACGGCGAAACAACATCGGTGCTTATTCCGCCGGCAACCAGTCCGGCCGCCAATTACGCCTTTGACGTGACGCCGGCCCGACTGGTAACGGCCTTTATCACGGAAAAGGGCATTTGCAAGGCCACCCCGGAGAGTATCGGGCGCCTGTTTCCCGGCAAGATCGGCGCACCCGCCGGTAAACCGCTTCATGACGATAAACTGGACACGATATAA
- a CDS encoding nucleotidyltransferase family protein — translation MIKKTSTKEQIFQRILGVKEQLAFYGVKNIGLFGSFVRGEQTPTSDVDILVEFIPEQHTFDNFMEIAFLLEQVLGRSVELITPEALSPHIGPYILREVERVPIAA, via the coding sequence ATGATCAAAAAAACCAGCACCAAAGAGCAAATATTCCAGCGTATTTTAGGCGTAAAAGAGCAACTTGCATTTTATGGTGTTAAAAATATTGGATTATTCGGGTCATTTGTCCGGGGTGAACAGACGCCCACGAGTGATGTAGATATTCTTGTGGAATTCATTCCTGAACAGCACACCTTCGACAATTTTATGGAAATCGCGTTTCTGCTGGAACAAGTCCTGGGGCGCAGCGTCGAGTTGATTACACCAGAGGCCCTTAGCCCACACATTGGGCCATATATTTTAAGGGAGGTTGAACGTGTCCCTATCGCCGCATGA
- the rpsI gene encoding 30S ribosomal protein S9 codes for MTQENYYATGRRKSATAKTWIKAGSGQIIVNGRNIDDYFTFETAKTITLQPLVLTNNRDSIDVRVSVTGGGITGQAGAIRHGITRALMVMDPDLRPALKKAGFVTRDPRAKERKKYGQKGARARFQFSKR; via the coding sequence ATGACGCAAGAAAATTATTATGCCACCGGAAGACGAAAAAGCGCTACCGCCAAAACATGGATAAAAGCCGGGTCCGGTCAGATTATCGTAAATGGCCGGAATATAGATGACTATTTCACATTTGAAACGGCCAAAACCATTACGTTACAACCGCTCGTGCTTACCAATAATCGAGATTCAATTGATGTGCGGGTCAGCGTGACCGGCGGCGGCATCACCGGACAAGCCGGTGCCATTCGCCACGGTATCACCCGTGCGCTGATGGTAATGGACCCGGATCTTCGCCCGGCCCTTAAAAAAGCCGGTTTTGTCACACGGGACCCCAGAGCCAAAGAGCGAAAAAAATACGGACAAAAAGGCGCCCGCGCCCGGTTCCAGTTCTCCAAACGTTAA
- a CDS encoding class II aldolase/adducin family protein has product MELNKLKNEVAYFMRRLYAQRLTTTLGGNISLKISPDNILITPSGIDKGTITGEQIGELRIDGTNLTPALKPSMETPMHLAIYAARPDVKTVLHAHPVTASTFAASNRKINCRLIAESRLFLGEVFTAPYACMGTADLAESAVNALSAGNNAILMANHGALTVGESLLQAFDRMEVLESAAKITLMASLLGNENELNEMQLKQIDCLLTS; this is encoded by the coding sequence ATGGAACTAAACAAGCTTAAAAACGAGGTCGCCTATTTTATGCGGCGGCTTTACGCGCAGCGGTTAACCACCACGCTCGGGGGCAATATCAGCCTGAAAATTTCACCGGACAACATTCTGATCACCCCATCGGGCATAGACAAGGGAACCATCACCGGAGAACAGATTGGAGAGTTGCGGATAGACGGCACCAACCTCACCCCGGCGCTGAAACCGAGCATGGAAACCCCGATGCACCTGGCCATTTACGCCGCGCGGCCGGATGTCAAAACGGTCCTTCACGCCCATCCGGTAACCGCTTCGACCTTTGCCGCATCCAACCGGAAAATAAATTGCAGGCTCATCGCTGAATCCCGGTTGTTTCTTGGGGAAGTCTTCACAGCGCCTTACGCCTGCATGGGCACCGCGGATCTGGCCGAGAGTGCGGTGAACGCGCTATCGGCTGGAAACAACGCGATTCTGATGGCCAACCATGGCGCGCTGACCGTCGGAGAAAGCCTGCTTCAAGCCTTTGACCGAATGGAAGTGCTCGAATCAGCAGCTAAAATAACCTTGATGGCCTCGCTTCTGGGAAATGAAAACGAATTAAATGAGATGCAACTCAAGCAAATTGACTGCCTGCTGACTTCATGA
- a CDS encoding response regulator produces the protein MTKILIIDDERPTLQMLSLFLTACGYEVLTAESEKSGLEIFRREQPPIVLTDIKMPGKDGFAVLRQIKDLAPAAEVIVVTGHGDKDLARQARDLKASYFFNKPLDTDALDKAIKEILARAG, from the coding sequence ATGACCAAAATACTGATTATCGATGATGAGCGACCCACTCTGCAGATGCTCAGTTTGTTTTTAACCGCCTGCGGATACGAGGTGTTAACGGCGGAGAGCGAAAAAAGCGGCCTGGAAATTTTCAGGCGGGAGCAACCGCCCATCGTGTTGACCGATATCAAAATGCCCGGGAAAGATGGGTTTGCCGTTTTACGGCAAATTAAAGACCTGGCGCCGGCCGCGGAGGTGATTGTGGTAACCGGCCATGGGGATAAGGATTTGGCCCGTCAAGCCCGTGATCTTAAGGCCAGCTATTTCTTCAACAAACCGCTGGACACGGATGCGCTGGATAAAGCCATTAAGGAAATTCTTGCCCGCGCAGGTTAA
- the rplM gene encoding 50S ribosomal protein L13: MKKYTYSAKDSDNQGKWLVVDAKDAVLGRLATAIASRLRGKHNPMYTPHADTGDSVIVVNAEKIVMTGRKLEQKNYYRHSGYMGGLKTITAKKLIEKRPEDVIRFAVKGMLPKNKLGRRLYKKLHVYAGENHPHTAQQPEAVTI, translated from the coding sequence GTGAAAAAATATACGTATAGTGCAAAAGATTCCGATAATCAGGGCAAATGGCTGGTCGTCGACGCAAAAGACGCCGTGCTCGGCCGTTTGGCAACTGCCATAGCCTCCCGTTTGAGAGGCAAGCATAATCCCATGTACACCCCCCACGCCGATACCGGTGACAGCGTCATCGTTGTCAACGCGGAAAAAATCGTTATGACCGGTCGAAAACTTGAACAAAAAAATTATTACCGGCACAGCGGATATATGGGCGGATTAAAAACCATAACAGCCAAAAAATTAATTGAAAAAAGACCGGAAGATGTGATTCGGTTCGCTGTGAAAGGGATGTTGCCGAAAAACAAATTAGGGCGACGGCTGTATAAAAAATTGCATGTTTATGCCGGTGAGAACCATCCGCATACCGCGCAACAGCCCGAAGCGGTAACCATTTAA
- a CDS encoding DUF86 domain-containing protein: protein MSLSPHEYIHHILDEIDYLLTQISNMDYDTFVRNPTLKRAFVRSLEIIGEASKKIPEDVKAMQPDIEWRKVTGMRDRLIHDYFGVDYTIVWDVVTTKLPDLRPKIKTLLDATE, encoded by the coding sequence GTGTCCCTATCGCCGCATGAATATATACATCACATTCTGGACGAAATCGACTATCTCCTAACCCAGATATCGAATATGGATTATGACACATTTGTTAGGAATCCAACGTTAAAGAGGGCCTTCGTTCGAAGTCTTGAGATAATCGGTGAAGCTTCGAAAAAAATACCGGAAGATGTTAAGGCGATGCAACCGGATATCGAGTGGCGCAAGGTCACAGGGATGCGAGATAGGCTTATCCACGATTATTTTGGGGTTGATTACACCATAGTCTGGGATGTTGTGACAACCAAGCTCCCAGATCTTCGCCCGAAAATCAAGACACTGCTTGACGCAACAGAATAA
- a CDS encoding radical SAM protein — MKPPPHILLVNPWIHDFAAYDVWAKPYGLLLLAAMLRAHGAKVSYIDCLDRFHPKAAPANPDARGGRGPYRKTPLPAPPGLLDIRRQYSRYGIDPSWFKADLRAIAPPNLVLVTSLMTYWYPGVQETISLIKQIFPKTPVVLGGIYATLCPDHARAHSGADKVAAGATEKNLLDIVFEFTGWRATANFNLEDLDAYPHPAFDLQHHINYIPLLTSRGCPFDCAYCASKMLYTGYDTRSPDSVAREIDYWHTRFGVKNFAFYDDALLVNAEKHAIPLFEKIIALGHPLSFHTPNAVHIRGITSKIAHLMAYAGFKTIRLGLETYRDATRENLDHKTSATEFHQAVYHLMEAGFSKEQVGAYLLVGLPDQDTAEIEASIQMVHKTGISPIPAHYTPIPHTRLWPRAVASSRYDLAADPIFCNNAIFPCSKKPFSWNELSKLKHLAAD, encoded by the coding sequence GTGAAACCGCCGCCGCATATTTTGCTCGTCAATCCGTGGATTCATGATTTTGCCGCTTATGATGTCTGGGCAAAGCCTTATGGATTGCTGCTGCTGGCCGCTATGTTAAGGGCCCATGGCGCGAAGGTCAGTTATATCGATTGTCTGGACCGGTTCCATCCCAAGGCGGCGCCGGCAAATCCCGATGCCCGGGGCGGCCGCGGCCCTTACCGGAAAACCCCGCTGCCGGCACCACCCGGCCTCCTCGACATTCGCCGCCAATACTCCCGGTACGGCATCGATCCTTCCTGGTTTAAAGCCGATCTGCGGGCGATCGCGCCGCCGAATCTGGTTCTGGTCACCTCGCTGATGACCTATTGGTACCCCGGTGTTCAAGAAACCATCTCGCTCATAAAACAAATTTTTCCGAAAACACCCGTTGTTCTGGGCGGCATTTATGCCACCCTTTGCCCGGATCACGCGCGCGCGCACAGCGGTGCGGATAAGGTCGCAGCCGGTGCGACGGAAAAGAACCTTCTCGACATCGTCTTCGAATTTACGGGCTGGCGGGCAACCGCCAATTTCAACCTTGAAGATCTTGACGCCTATCCCCATCCCGCGTTCGACCTGCAACATCACATCAACTACATTCCGCTACTGACGTCCAGAGGCTGCCCGTTTGACTGCGCCTATTGCGCTTCGAAAATGCTTTATACCGGATACGACACGCGCAGCCCGGATTCGGTGGCACGCGAAATCGATTATTGGCACACGCGTTTCGGCGTGAAAAACTTCGCTTTTTACGATGATGCGCTGCTGGTCAATGCCGAAAAGCATGCGATCCCGCTGTTCGAAAAGATCATCGCGCTGGGGCATCCCTTAAGTTTTCACACCCCCAATGCCGTTCACATCCGCGGCATCACCTCGAAAATCGCGCACCTTATGGCGTACGCCGGTTTTAAAACCATTCGGCTGGGCCTTGAAACCTACCGGGATGCCACCCGGGAAAATCTGGATCATAAAACAAGTGCGACCGAGTTTCACCAAGCGGTTTACCACCTGATGGAAGCCGGATTTTCAAAAGAACAGGTGGGCGCTTATCTCCTGGTCGGACTTCCGGACCAGGATACGGCCGAGATTGAAGCCTCCATTCAAATGGTTCACAAAACCGGCATATCTCCTATTCCAGCCCATTACACACCCATTCCGCATACCCGCCTATGGCCCCGAGCGGTGGCAAGCTCTCGCTACGACCTCGCGGCAGACCCCATCTTTTGTAATAATGCGATCTTTCCATGCAGCAAGAAACCGTTCTCATGGAATGAATTATCGAAACTCAAACACCTGGCAGCCGATTGA
- the cbiQ gene encoding cobalt ECF transporter T component CbiQ yields the protein MTDSVLIQLPLWQFLALLLIPVAVFAVAVVFLRGWVRRQDASNEDPDWSVPSLSDEPGHSPFHKWDVRAKLVTMLILCFLIACLRQLPSALAAVVISLAAVWLARSEITRVLLRFLAVTGFMGMLLLVIPLSAPVHAGDTVLMVHGWAWPEFNLRGLELAATIAAKGVAITLLMEPLLSTAPLPVTLYGLSELGVPDMFGQMVLLSHRYVHVFRHEAGRMTTGMQVRGFRKRTDAATLRAVANFLGMLLVRSYERTERVFDAMRARGYTGRFPEPVQLSMQKKDLLLAAGWLAIGAGLVLCDRMIG from the coding sequence ATGACTGATTCGGTATTGATACAACTGCCGCTCTGGCAGTTTCTGGCCTTGCTGCTGATTCCCGTCGCAGTGTTTGCGGTCGCTGTTGTCTTTTTGCGCGGGTGGGTGCGTCGTCAGGATGCGTCGAATGAGGATCCGGACTGGTCGGTGCCGTCACTCTCGGATGAGCCCGGTCACTCCCCGTTTCACAAATGGGATGTACGTGCCAAACTTGTGACGATGCTGATCCTCTGTTTTCTGATCGCCTGCCTGCGACAGCTGCCTTCGGCGTTGGCGGCGGTCGTTATTTCATTGGCCGCCGTTTGGCTGGCCCGATCCGAGATAACGCGCGTCCTTCTGCGGTTTTTGGCTGTCACGGGATTTATGGGAATGCTGCTTCTGGTGATTCCTCTTTCCGCCCCTGTGCACGCCGGGGACACGGTCCTGATGGTTCATGGCTGGGCATGGCCCGAATTCAACTTAAGGGGGCTGGAACTGGCAGCGACCATCGCCGCCAAGGGGGTGGCGATCACGCTGCTCATGGAACCCCTGTTGAGCACCGCTCCCTTGCCGGTCACCCTGTATGGCCTTTCAGAATTGGGCGTTCCGGATATGTTCGGCCAGATGGTATTGCTCAGCCATCGGTACGTGCACGTTTTCCGGCATGAGGCCGGGCGCATGACCACGGGCATGCAGGTGCGCGGGTTTCGCAAGCGCACCGATGCCGCGACCCTTCGCGCTGTGGCCAATTTTCTGGGGATGTTGCTGGTGCGAAGCTATGAGCGGACCGAACGGGTATTCGACGCCATGCGGGCTAGGGGCTATACGGGCCGGTTTCCGGAACCGGTTCAGCTATCTATGCAAAAAAAAGATCTGCTTCTGGCAGCGGGCTGGCTGGCCATCGGCGCGGGTCTTGTGCTTTGCGACCGGATGATAGGGTGA